CAGCCACATGCAATAATTACAGCAGCACACAATACTCCAGAAACCCACCTCACTTTTATAGCTCTGAGACACACAATGTTGCAAAGTCCCCATGTCCTCAGCCAATCGGCATCTGCACAAGTCCCACTCCCCTCTGGCTCCTTCCCGCGCTGGAGAGAGGTCAATCCAGGTGCAAACTTGCACCTACAGGATGCCATGTGAACCAGTTCTAACAGCAATTCCATGTGGTCTTGTGTATCAGCGTGAGAGTAGTTCCTCTGAAACCCCATGCACTATCCCAGCACTGTTTTACACAGTGCAATAGTCCAGCTCCTGGTGGCTCGGAGTCCTGCAGCGTTGTTTGCACTCCGACCCCCTTCCTTTCAGACCCAGCATGATAGCACAGAGACTCCAGCACCGTCTGCACCTGTcgttacaatatgttttattgaaaatattcgGGGGTATCCAAGATAACAAGGGTTAAGGTTGTTGGAGAACAGAAGAAATACATATAGGAATAAGTATTGAGGCACCCTTACTGATTTACTGTAGTGCCCATTCTTTATTTTACCCCCAAAATGTGTGTCTATTCTAGTATGGCATTTGATGTGATACTACTGGTTACTACTGCAGAAACCAATTTCTGAGTAGGACAATAAACATCCCACATTTAGTTTTCTACAGCAACGCAACTGGTAATTTTGCCCAAATGGATATTGCAAGCATTTATATTGTGATTagatacattaaaaacattaatttaaaatgtctaaccacttatttcattatttatttattttttttgccgtAGGTGATTGCAGCAGCAAAGCAAGGCTACAGGGCTGTTGGCTATGAGCTGAACCCATGGCTGGTGTGGTATTCTAGATATAGGGCCTGGAGGGAAGGAGTGCATCACAACACCAGATTTTATATAGCAGATTTATGgaaggtttgtttttcattaattagATGTAATCGAATTGTAAtaaactaaacaagacagtgttatttatgtatttatttatttatttattttggggggggggtgacgtTATCCATGGTGTCAGTAAACCAGTGTTGAAATGTCTCATCATTATGAGAGTTCccagatgtttttgtttatttgttttggtaaTATTGTAGTCTTTTTAATCAACTCTTTTTTTGcgtgtttgtatttgtgattgtATTGAGTTGCATGTCTTTTACTGTCCAGAGGGCCATCTTTCTCCAGTACTGTACTggaaattctttatttttatttaaattattgttttctccACTGGGTGGAAgtgttgtataactttttttgtatttattatgttctCCTTGTTATAAAGTCTTGGTTCTACCTCTGCCAATACTGTTACTTAGGAGAGGATATTTCAGAGTTTAGCCTGCGTCTCCTCTCTCATGTGTGGTTATACACCCATTTGTTAGATGTATTACAACCTGTTGCTATTAAGTGTGAAAAAAGAAGGCTGTGTCTTCATATGAACCCGAGGCCAGAGCCAAGCTTAGTGTTAGTTTTAAATCTTTCACTTCCTTGAACTAAAGAATCCCATAGCTTAAAAATACAGCTCATACCATTGGTTACAGTATAGTAACTTGTAACACTTCTTTTCAtgttaatttcaatttaaatatttattttctgaatttttttaattttttttttttaggtcaagtTTTCTCAGTATGCTAATGTTGTTGTCTTTGGAGTTCCACAGATGGTAAGTTTAATTTCAGTGAAAATGTGACGAAGAGCCTTTAAAATGAACTGGCATCAAGTTCAACACGCAAATATTTGACATTTTTTCCTTCTAACTGGATCTGAGTCTTCACAAACTTTATACAAAACAAAGTGATGAGATGTGCGAAGTTTGCCATCTTTACTCTGCTGTTAACTCAGTGTGTCCTGACAATCAAAaggcatttttaaataaaacagaaggtATGGCAATTGATAATTTTGCACCGAAAGACATGCAGCGCTCACCTTTATAAGGTGGCCTGTTATGCTGTGGAACAGGTTATGAGGCTGTACGGTCacggctcccatttgccccataatgccatcacactaacactagtattctcgttataaggcggaacacaaacagcacggcCTCTTAActggctcctgactacagcattataaatggGGAGCACTGTATATCCTTATTCCCCATTGTTCTCAATCCAGTTAATTATGATGTCCAACTCTGAATCATATTCAAAATGTATGCAGAATGagttgaaacagtattttctaaaaacaaaaacaaaaagttactgTAATAGAATAGACCAATGTATAAACATATGTTCTTCTACAGATGCCTCAGTTGGAAGACAAACTTCTAAGTGAACTACAGATCACAGCCAAAGTCATTGCCTGCCGTTTCCCCTTTCCCACCTGGGCACCTGATCACATGACTGGAGAGGGGATTGATACTGTGTGGGCATATGatgcaaaaacatttcaaaatggacACTGCGGAGCTTCAGCCGAGGCACAGAGACACTATACTCAAAACACACAGTGATGCAGAACTGGGAGCGGGGCATTTTAGTTTGTAAATAAAGGTGATATTTGTCCCAGGGATTTGTTTAGGCAAATTATATTTACCCAGTGGCTCTGAATTGAAGTGATCTCAGAATGAAAGAAATTCGAAGGAACAGAAAGCTGTGTATGGGGCTACTCACCAGTGTAACAAAGAATGGAGAACAGTAAGTGCTGTTTTGGCATTTGGTGTTCTTGAAGTTGTTAAATACAggtttttcaaaactgcaaatgcaagtgaaatatttattttgtccaAAGCTTTCTATTATTTTTCagggctgtttttttaattaatcatttcaaTCTGAAGAACCACTTCTTGGTGTGTGTAGTGGCAATATTAATACTACTTATGGTTAAGTGTTTGatagcaataataatattttgtcaaATATTAGTATGTTGGATTGTGTAGAAGTGAGATGTTATTGTCTGTATGCAgacaactgtatttttttaagatgaaGCAAGACAGGAAAGGTACATCATATCTTAAAAGAAAATCGCTAGTTCTTTTAAGTGTTCATGCtaattgaagacatttctgatgcATCACCTATGCTGCGGCCACCTTCCTCATTCATCGATCCAACCAAGATGCAGGTTCTTCAATGTACAAAAGTTATTCTAACATCATAACCATGGGCACTGCTGATAAGCCTCTTAATGTTACGCTGTAAAGTTTAAAATCAGATAAGTGCCAAGTTGTTTACTTTAAATCATAAATGAAAATATGAGAAATGATAAAACAGTTGTTGTGCAGTCCAGGTAAAATGACTTTGCAATCTGACCTCATTCAGCCAGTTAGGAAACCCTGATCTATATTTCAAAAATACATGTTGATacctgatggcttttttttttaacactgcaaaaaacaaacaaaccaaaaagatcAAAATCATGCAGCGCTTGCGTTTCTTACAGGCTGTGTGAATCTGTGGTTCATGTGTGCCACTGTTTAGTAACTGAAAGAAAATGCTGTGGCAGCAGATTGCGAGTTTGATCCCTAGGTTCTGCATTTAATTGATGTCTTGACCCCTATCTGTGTTCACCTTAGCTGTCTGACAGTGTGTTCCATCTCTGCAGAAACAATCTGTTTTGTGATAGTTCCTGCTCTATGGTGAGCCTTCTTGAGTGCAAGAAACAACGCAGACATGAACAAAGCCCTTATGTTTGTAGGTCAGCTTGCCTGTTAACTGTTGGTTTTAATTTGGGAAACATTAAATATGCTGCACACAATCAAGAAAATG
This Polyodon spathula isolate WHYD16114869_AA chromosome 3, ASM1765450v1, whole genome shotgun sequence DNA region includes the following protein-coding sequences:
- the atpsckmt gene encoding ATP synthase subunit C lysine N-methyltransferase isoform X1 — translated: MGCCDTLLDCSTYHVPVLLGRDTTMSKFLQDANVAKDSNPGTVGRKRWGLWVTGVVGGTLIALYAVATPFVIPALRKICLPFVPATPAQIENVLKMLQSRTGSLVDIGSGDGRIVIAAAKQGYRAVGYELNPWLVWYSRYRAWREGVHHNTRFYIADLWKVKFSQYANVVVFGVPQMMPQLEDKLLSELQITAKVIACRFPFPTWAPDHMTGEGIDTVWAYDAKTFQNGHCGASAEAQRHYTQNTQ
- the atpsckmt gene encoding ATP synthase subunit C lysine N-methyltransferase isoform X2, with translation MSKFLQDANVAKDSNPGTVGRKRWGLWVTGVVGGTLIALYAVATPFVIPALRKICLPFVPATPAQIENVLKMLQSRTGSLVDIGSGDGRIVIAAAKQGYRAVGYELNPWLVWYSRYRAWREGVHHNTRFYIADLWKVKFSQYANVVVFGVPQMMPQLEDKLLSELQITAKVIACRFPFPTWAPDHMTGEGIDTVWAYDAKTFQNGHCGASAEAQRHYTQNTQ